One part of the Thermanaeromonas sp. C210 genome encodes these proteins:
- a CDS encoding RelA/SpoT family protein: MAGAPGFKEVKVVDLQGLERQILLYYPDADLQLIRRAYDYARKAHGDQKRYSGEPYIIHPLAVAEILAELQLDIVTIAAGLLHDVVEDTAVGLDEVRENFGEEVAYLVDGVTKLSRLEYKTKEEQQAETLRKMFLAMAKDIRVILIKLADRLHNMRTLRHCPPEKQREIARETLEIYAPLAHRLGIFRLKWELEDHALRYLEPDVYYDLVKSISKKRQEREEYIYKVASILREKLQESGIEADIQGRPKHFYSIYNKMKKDQKELSEIYDLIALRVIVDTVKDCYAVLGIIHALWKPIPGRFKDYIAMPKPNMYQSLHTTVLGPEGEPFEVQIRTWEMHRTAEYGIAAHWRYKEGYTVSDHEFEQKLTWLRQILDWQRELRDPREFMESLKIDLFSDRVYVFTPKGDVVELPAGSVPIDFAYRVHTDVGHQCVGARVNGKLVPLDYQLKTGDIVEILVQKGSGPSRDWLKVVKTSQAKNRIRQWFRKEEREKNLARGRELLEKECRKQGLNSEEVLKPPLLQEAARKFNLATADDLVAAVGDGGITPAQVLGSLREEIKEDKGEEIARVEALPAGKPWNGYSRPSHGVRVKGLDDIVVRLAHCCHPLPGDAIIGYITRGRGISVHRSDCPNVLHHLNNEGERIIEVAWDGEAEATYEVQIEAVALDRPRLAMDIMSAVADTKTIINSIHARATRNHMATVDLKIEIRSLEHLQYIMDKIRRIKDVMEVKRVTP, translated from the coding sequence ATGGCGGGAGCTCCGGGGTTTAAGGAGGTGAAGGTTGTGGACCTCCAGGGGTTGGAGAGGCAGATCCTCCTTTATTATCCCGACGCCGACTTGCAGCTTATCCGCAGGGCTTACGACTATGCCCGGAAGGCCCATGGTGATCAGAAGAGGTATTCCGGCGAGCCCTATATCATTCATCCCCTGGCCGTGGCGGAAATCCTGGCCGAACTGCAATTGGACATTGTCACCATTGCCGCCGGGTTGCTTCACGATGTGGTGGAGGATACTGCGGTCGGCCTGGACGAAGTGCGGGAGAATTTCGGGGAAGAAGTGGCCTACCTTGTTGACGGGGTTACTAAGCTGAGCCGCCTGGAGTACAAGACCAAGGAGGAGCAGCAGGCGGAAACTCTGCGCAAGATGTTCCTGGCCATGGCCAAGGATATACGGGTCATATTGATTAAACTGGCCGACCGCCTGCATAATATGCGGACCCTGAGGCACTGCCCCCCGGAAAAGCAGCGGGAAATAGCCCGGGAAACCCTGGAAATTTACGCTCCCCTGGCCCACCGCTTGGGCATTTTTCGCTTAAAATGGGAGCTGGAAGACCACGCTTTACGCTACCTGGAGCCCGATGTTTATTACGACCTGGTAAAGAGCATTTCCAAGAAACGCCAGGAGAGGGAGGAGTATATCTACAAAGTAGCTTCCATTTTAAGGGAAAAATTGCAGGAAAGCGGGATTGAAGCGGATATTCAGGGGAGGCCCAAGCATTTTTACAGTATTTACAACAAGATGAAAAAAGACCAGAAGGAGCTAAGCGAAATCTATGATCTTATTGCCCTCCGGGTCATCGTGGATACGGTTAAAGATTGTTACGCAGTATTAGGAATCATCCATGCCCTATGGAAACCCATCCCGGGCCGCTTCAAGGATTATATTGCCATGCCCAAACCCAATATGTACCAATCCCTCCACACCACCGTTCTGGGACCCGAAGGGGAACCCTTTGAAGTTCAAATCCGCACCTGGGAAATGCACCGGACGGCCGAATACGGGATTGCGGCCCACTGGCGGTACAAAGAGGGTTATACCGTATCGGATCACGAATTCGAGCAGAAGCTCACCTGGCTGCGCCAGATACTTGACTGGCAGCGTGAGCTACGGGATCCGAGGGAATTTATGGAGTCCCTCAAGATCGACCTCTTTTCGGACCGGGTGTACGTGTTTACCCCTAAAGGAGATGTGGTGGAGTTGCCGGCGGGGTCGGTGCCCATTGATTTTGCCTACCGGGTGCATACGGATGTGGGGCACCAGTGTGTAGGGGCGCGGGTGAACGGCAAACTCGTTCCCTTAGACTACCAGTTAAAAACGGGAGACATCGTGGAGATTTTGGTGCAAAAGGGGAGCGGCCCCAGCCGGGATTGGTTGAAGGTAGTCAAGACTTCCCAGGCCAAGAACCGCATCCGCCAGTGGTTCCGCAAAGAGGAGCGGGAGAAGAATTTGGCCCGGGGCAGGGAGCTGCTGGAAAAGGAATGCCGCAAGCAGGGGCTGAACTCGGAAGAAGTTTTGAAGCCCCCCCTCCTGCAGGAGGCGGCCCGCAAGTTCAACCTGGCCACGGCCGACGACCTGGTGGCGGCCGTAGGAGACGGGGGGATTACCCCCGCCCAGGTGCTGGGGAGCCTGAGGGAGGAAATAAAGGAGGACAAAGGAGAAGAAATTGCCCGGGTGGAGGCCCTGCCCGCTGGCAAACCCTGGAACGGGTACAGCCGGCCTTCCCACGGAGTCCGGGTCAAGGGCCTGGACGACATAGTGGTGCGGCTGGCCCACTGTTGCCATCCGTTGCCGGGGGATGCTATCATAGGGTATATCACCCGGGGGCGCGGGATCTCGGTTCACCGCAGCGACTGTCCTAACGTTCTCCACCACCTTAACAATGAGGGCGAGCGCATTATTGAAGTGGCCTGGGATGGCGAGGCGGAGGCCACCTATGAGGTGCAGATCGAGGCGGTAGCCCTGGATCGTCCCCGCCTGGCCATGGATATAATGTCCGCTGTGGCCGACACCAAGACCATTATCAATTCCATCCATGCCCGGGCCACCCGTAACCATATGGCTACCGTGGACTTGAAAATCGAGATCAGGAGCCTGGAGCATTTGCAATATATTATGGACAAGATCAGGCGCATCAAGGATGTTATGGAAGTGAAACGGGTGACTCCTTGA
- the secD gene encoding protein translocase subunit SecD gives MTGGSKKTFRAVAVFLAILALGVGVLPPLIRSMKLGLDLRGGVHIVVEAKDTADHQVTDEDMEALRRVMSSRVDELGLAEPLIQREGSRRLIIELAGINDPEEAVKVIGKTALLEFKTADGQVVVSGKDLRDAKAIIDQQTNEPMVTLKFNDEGTKKFAEVTAELVKQYSLNDPRRHIGIYLDNELLTNPVVREAIPNGEAVISGGFADFKEAADLAALLRGGALPVPVEIEERRAVGPTLGQDSLLKSRNAIVVGLIAIALFMLIVYRLPGLVADFSLIVYAVIVLAALWALKATLTLPGIAGLLLSVSMAVDANIIIYERLKEELRNGKTLRAAVEAGFTRAFATIFDSNTTTVLAAVVLYFLGSGTIRGFAVTLVLGIAASMFTAITLTRFLLRLLVNIPAFQDVRLYGVRREPSVEAEG, from the coding sequence TTGACGGGAGGAAGTAAGAAAACCTTTAGGGCCGTCGCCGTTTTTCTGGCCATCCTGGCCCTGGGGGTAGGTGTTCTACCCCCTTTAATCCGGTCCATGAAACTGGGCCTGGACTTAAGGGGCGGGGTGCACATCGTAGTGGAAGCCAAGGACACCGCTGACCACCAAGTGACGGATGAGGATATGGAGGCCCTCCGCCGGGTCATGAGCAGCCGGGTGGACGAACTGGGCCTCGCCGAGCCGCTGATCCAGCGGGAAGGCAGCCGTCGCCTCATCATCGAACTGGCAGGGATCAATGATCCCGAGGAAGCCGTAAAGGTAATTGGGAAAACGGCCCTGCTGGAATTTAAGACCGCCGACGGCCAGGTGGTGGTAAGCGGCAAGGATTTGAGGGATGCCAAGGCCATTATTGATCAGCAGACTAATGAGCCCATGGTAACCCTAAAGTTCAATGACGAGGGGACCAAGAAGTTCGCCGAAGTTACGGCGGAACTGGTAAAGCAGTACAGCCTGAATGATCCGCGGAGGCATATCGGGATTTACTTGGATAATGAACTCTTGACCAATCCCGTAGTGCGAGAGGCTATTCCCAACGGCGAAGCGGTGATTAGCGGCGGCTTTGCCGATTTCAAAGAAGCGGCCGACCTGGCGGCCCTTTTGCGGGGCGGCGCCCTGCCGGTGCCCGTCGAGATAGAGGAACGCCGGGCCGTGGGACCGACCCTGGGACAGGACTCCCTGCTTAAGAGCAGGAACGCCATCGTCGTCGGGCTAATCGCCATTGCCCTTTTCATGCTTATTGTATACCGTCTACCCGGCCTGGTGGCCGATTTTTCCTTGATCGTATATGCCGTAATCGTCCTCGCGGCTTTATGGGCCCTGAAGGCCACCTTGACGCTGCCGGGCATCGCCGGTTTGCTCCTGTCCGTGAGCATGGCGGTGGATGCCAACATCATTATTTATGAGCGCCTGAAGGAAGAGTTGCGGAATGGCAAGACCTTGCGCGCTGCGGTAGAGGCGGGCTTTACCAGGGCTTTTGCTACCATCTTTGACTCTAACACTACCACTGTGCTGGCTGCCGTTGTCCTTTACTTTCTGGGAAGCGGGACCATCCGGGGTTTTGCCGTCACCCTAGTGTTAGGCATCGCAGCTAGCATGTTTACGGCCATTACGCTGACCAGATTCTTGTTGCGCCTCCTTGTCAATATACCGGCCTTCCAGGATGTGCGGTTGTACGGGGTAAGGCGGGAACCTTCGGTCGAGGCAGAGGGGTGA
- the recJ gene encoding single-stranded-DNA-specific exonuclease RecJ, translating to MSRSLWKVHPPDFILQGTLARALNISPVTAQVLINRGVKTVEEARTFLTGGVEDLSSPYALPGMEQALERLSRAVRAGEKVLVYGDYDVDGLTAAAILGETLEKLGVVVEFYIPHRLEEGYGLKIEGLSWGLRQGCTLAVSVDCGITAVGEAAWAAEHGLDLIITDHHRPSGELPAALAVVNPWLAPGRSTALAGAGVAFKVAQGLAQLFDLCPEGIPAGWALDLAALGTVADAVPLLGENRILVRAGLEVLKEARRPGIKALLEAAGLKPEELSAERIAFGLAPRLNAAGRLGSARPALDLLLTPSAQQAWELAQTLNRENQTRQLLEEQVLAEALAQAQAALERGEPGVVLASPGWHPGVLGIVAGRLAERLGRPAILIGLGPEGRGRGSGRSAMGIDLFSVVQICREYLSAFGGHGQAVGLEIAEDQVAPFREAFLAALEAACTGEVPQPLLHLEAEVLFSQIDKGLVEELEGLAPFGEENPRPLFLYRGAEIAALRAVGAQGVHIKFRLLAEGQELPAIGFNMALPQGVGEGSKIDVAFRPVVDRYNGREEVELVVADLRPAESSPIVVVGEEKPRDNEGPGIVTYPEAREGSREGESRESPTWAAALLGELGEHLRQGRIAGSLVFASGRGVLACYYGLRRLLALPERELRPWGPWLPEEELRPGNHCPGIILQPIELFKIAGMEHEGWQLWSPEIGEGVPRAQPWSPAGRPGAISIEDPISCALERASRGERTLLYAADYPQARRLARFFRQQGLKVVLDEGLTVHQEALVRRASLAGEVCLLVGVGSRPAWFYPAQTVVFAYLPRGREEMELSLPPQPARPQVYLGGRFLNQEPPEMSGLRPFLGRLYRRLAALTSGREGVYLDRKMLGGYLVRCGVNVLEELGLVQLTEDSRGTRVRLTAGTKGKRDLHNSWRYRQLCRDYKLAMDLWRELRGLRR from the coding sequence ATGTCGAGGTCCCTGTGGAAAGTCCACCCGCCGGATTTTATCCTCCAGGGAACCCTGGCCCGGGCCCTGAACATATCGCCGGTCACCGCCCAGGTCCTGATAAACCGGGGGGTTAAGACGGTAGAGGAAGCCCGGACCTTTTTGACCGGAGGAGTAGAAGATTTGAGTTCACCTTATGCCCTACCGGGGATGGAGCAGGCCCTAGAGCGCCTGAGCCGGGCCGTGCGGGCCGGGGAAAAAGTTTTGGTGTACGGAGACTACGATGTGGACGGGCTTACGGCGGCTGCTATTTTGGGGGAAACCCTCGAAAAGTTAGGGGTGGTAGTGGAGTTTTACATTCCCCACCGCCTGGAGGAAGGTTACGGGCTGAAGATAGAAGGGCTCTCCTGGGGCCTCCGGCAGGGGTGTACTCTGGCTGTCAGTGTCGACTGCGGCATCACCGCCGTGGGGGAGGCCGCCTGGGCCGCAGAACACGGCCTGGACCTGATAATCACCGATCACCACCGGCCTTCCGGCGAGCTTCCCGCCGCCCTGGCAGTGGTGAACCCCTGGCTGGCTCCCGGACGGAGCACCGCCCTGGCCGGGGCCGGGGTGGCCTTTAAGGTGGCCCAAGGGTTGGCGCAGCTTTTTGACCTGTGCCCCGAGGGGATACCTGCCGGCTGGGCCCTGGACCTGGCGGCCCTGGGGACCGTTGCCGATGCCGTGCCCCTCCTGGGGGAGAACCGGATTCTGGTACGTGCCGGGTTGGAGGTGCTTAAGGAGGCCAGGAGGCCAGGGATAAAGGCCCTCCTGGAAGCAGCCGGCCTCAAACCTGAGGAGTTAAGCGCTGAAAGAATAGCCTTCGGCCTGGCGCCGCGCCTCAATGCAGCCGGGCGGCTGGGTTCGGCCCGGCCCGCCCTGGATTTGCTCCTCACCCCCTCGGCGCAACAAGCCTGGGAGCTGGCCCAGACCCTGAACCGGGAAAACCAGACCCGTCAGCTCCTAGAAGAACAAGTGCTGGCCGAGGCGCTGGCTCAGGCCCAAGCAGCTCTGGAGCGGGGAGAACCCGGGGTGGTCCTGGCCTCCCCCGGGTGGCACCCGGGAGTGCTGGGAATTGTAGCGGGCAGGCTGGCGGAGCGCCTGGGCCGGCCGGCTATTCTCATCGGCTTGGGGCCGGAGGGCAGGGGCCGGGGTTCCGGACGCAGTGCCATGGGCATCGATCTTTTTAGCGTTGTACAGATTTGTCGCGAGTACCTTTCCGCCTTCGGAGGCCACGGACAGGCCGTGGGCCTGGAAATAGCCGAGGACCAGGTCGCCCCCTTTCGCGAAGCCTTTCTTGCCGCCCTGGAGGCGGCCTGCACCGGGGAGGTGCCCCAACCCTTGCTACACTTGGAGGCGGAGGTACTGTTCAGCCAGATAGACAAGGGTCTAGTGGAAGAATTAGAGGGTCTGGCCCCCTTTGGCGAGGAGAACCCGCGTCCCCTCTTCCTGTACCGGGGAGCGGAAATTGCCGCCTTACGGGCGGTGGGGGCCCAGGGAGTACATATTAAATTCAGGCTCCTGGCCGAGGGGCAAGAGCTGCCTGCCATCGGCTTTAACATGGCCCTGCCTCAGGGCGTGGGAGAAGGGAGCAAAATAGATGTGGCCTTTCGGCCGGTTGTAGACCGGTATAACGGCCGCGAAGAAGTGGAATTGGTGGTGGCAGACCTGCGGCCCGCGGAGTCCTCTCCCATCGTCGTGGTGGGGGAGGAAAAGCCCCGCGACAACGAGGGGCCAGGGATAGTCACTTACCCGGAAGCAAGAGAAGGGAGCCGGGAAGGGGAAAGCAGGGAGTCGCCTACCTGGGCAGCAGCCCTTCTGGGAGAGCTGGGCGAGCATTTGAGGCAGGGTAGGATAGCAGGGAGTTTGGTATTCGCCTCGGGCCGGGGAGTCCTGGCCTGCTACTACGGATTAAGGCGCCTGCTGGCCCTTCCGGAACGGGAGCTGCGGCCGTGGGGGCCGTGGTTACCGGAGGAAGAACTGAGGCCTGGAAACCACTGCCCGGGGATTATCCTGCAACCTATAGAGTTGTTTAAGATAGCAGGGATGGAACATGAGGGGTGGCAGCTATGGTCCCCGGAAATAGGCGAGGGCGTGCCGAGGGCGCAACCCTGGAGCCCCGCCGGTCGGCCTGGGGCCATCAGTATTGAGGACCCGATAAGCTGTGCCTTGGAGAGGGCATCTAGGGGAGAGCGGACGCTCCTTTACGCCGCTGATTACCCGCAGGCCCGAAGGCTGGCCCGCTTCTTCCGGCAGCAGGGGCTAAAGGTGGTGCTGGACGAAGGCTTAACCGTCCATCAGGAAGCCTTGGTCCGCCGGGCCTCCCTCGCCGGAGAGGTGTGTCTCCTGGTGGGGGTGGGTTCCAGGCCGGCGTGGTTTTACCCGGCGCAGACGGTAGTCTTCGCTTACCTTCCCCGGGGACGGGAGGAAATGGAGCTAAGCCTGCCGCCGCAACCGGCGCGGCCGCAAGTCTACCTGGGGGGCCGGTTTCTGAACCAGGAACCTCCGGAAATGTCGGGCTTACGGCCCTTTCTCGGGCGCCTTTACCGGCGCCTGGCAGCGTTGACCTCCGGGAGGGAAGGGGTTTACCTGGATAGGAAGATGCTGGGCGGATACTTGGTCCGGTGCGGTGTGAATGTCCTGGAAGAATTGGGATTAGTACAGTTAACAGAAGATTCCAGGGGAACGAGGGTACGGCTGACCGCCGGGACCAAGGGGAAGCGGGACCTACATAACTCGTGGCGCTACCGTCAACTCTGCCGGGATTATAAACTGGCAATGGATTTATGGCGGGAGCTCCGGGGTTTAAGGAGGTGA
- a CDS encoding cation diffusion facilitator family transporter: protein MDERARAARISVVSNAFLVLLKLATGLATNSLSVISEAIHSGMDLLAAVIAYFSVREASKPADFEHRYGHGKIENVAGTIEALLIFGAAMAIIAEAVKKLRLGAEVIQPGIGMAVMGLSALINLCVSRYLFKVAEETQSVALAADAWHLRTDVYTSAGVMVGLVAIEITGLNWLDPLAALVVAALILAAAYRLTREAFTPLMDVCLPEEEERLIKDIISSYADQYVEFHKLRTRKSGRERQIDLHLVVPGRQSVAQAHRLSDRITAAIKAALPYTEVLIHIEPCEEDEGCRGCNTCPREEG from the coding sequence GTGGACGAGCGGGCGAGGGCGGCCAGGATATCGGTGGTGTCCAACGCCTTTCTGGTGCTCCTGAAATTGGCCACCGGACTGGCCACCAACTCCTTGAGCGTCATTTCCGAGGCCATCCACTCGGGAATGGACTTATTGGCGGCGGTAATTGCCTATTTTTCGGTAAGGGAGGCCAGCAAGCCGGCCGATTTCGAGCACCGCTACGGCCATGGTAAAATCGAAAATGTGGCCGGCACTATTGAAGCCCTCCTCATCTTTGGGGCCGCCATGGCCATCATAGCGGAAGCTGTAAAAAAGCTGCGGCTGGGGGCGGAAGTGATTCAGCCGGGAATCGGTATGGCCGTCATGGGCTTATCGGCCCTCATTAATCTATGTGTTTCCCGCTATCTCTTTAAGGTTGCGGAAGAGACCCAGTCGGTGGCCCTGGCAGCCGATGCCTGGCACCTGCGCACGGACGTATATACTTCGGCAGGCGTTATGGTGGGGCTGGTGGCCATCGAGATCACGGGCCTTAACTGGCTGGATCCCCTGGCTGCCCTGGTGGTGGCCGCCCTCATTCTGGCGGCGGCTTACCGGTTGACGCGGGAAGCCTTTACTCCCTTAATGGACGTTTGCCTGCCGGAGGAGGAAGAGCGCTTGATCAAAGACATTATAAGCTCCTATGCCGACCAGTATGTGGAATTTCACAAGTTGCGCACCCGCAAGTCCGGCCGGGAGCGCCAAATCGATTTACACTTGGTAGTTCCCGGACGCCAATCAGTGGCCCAGGCCCACCGGTTAAGTGACAGGATTACGGCGGCCATCAAGGCCGCCTTACCCTATACCGAAGTTCTCATCCACATTGAACCCTGCGAGGAAGATGAGGGCTGCCGGGGATGCAACACCTGCCCCAGGGAGGAGGGCTGA
- a CDS encoding HD domain-containing protein produces the protein MAPVTLEEVKKDPEVEILVQQGNRHLEVLGYTEHGHRHLSLVASISYNVLHRLGYPERMAELASIAGYLHDIGNVISRENHGQAGALLAYHILSRLGMVPEETALIMGAIGNHEEAYGQAVNAVAAALILADKSDVHRSRVRNTELATFDLHDRVNYAVEHSFLRVEEKEKTITLELKIDLNISNPAEYFEIFLTRMMMCRRAAAFLGCQFGLVINNARLL, from the coding sequence TTGGCTCCGGTAACCCTGGAAGAGGTTAAGAAGGATCCGGAAGTAGAAATTTTGGTCCAGCAAGGCAACCGGCATCTGGAGGTTTTGGGTTACACCGAGCATGGCCACCGCCATTTGAGCCTGGTGGCCAGTATTAGTTATAACGTCCTTCACCGGCTGGGCTATCCGGAACGCATGGCCGAGTTAGCCTCTATTGCGGGCTACCTCCATGATATAGGCAACGTCATCAGCCGCGAAAATCACGGCCAGGCAGGGGCTTTGCTGGCTTACCATATTTTGTCCCGGCTAGGTATGGTACCGGAGGAGACGGCCCTCATTATGGGGGCTATAGGCAACCACGAGGAGGCCTACGGCCAGGCGGTCAATGCGGTGGCAGCCGCTTTGATCCTGGCCGACAAATCTGATGTGCACCGTTCCAGGGTGCGGAATACAGAGCTGGCCACCTTCGACCTCCACGATCGGGTCAACTATGCGGTAGAACACTCCTTCCTGCGGGTGGAAGAAAAGGAAAAAACCATCACCCTGGAACTCAAGATCGATTTAAATATCAGCAACCCGGCGGAGTACTTCGAGATTTTCCTGACCCGGATGATGATGTGCCGCCGGGCCGCTGCCTTTTTAGGCTGCCAGTTTGGCCTGGTAATTAATAACGCCCGCCTCCTTTGA
- the secF gene encoding protein translocase subunit SecF: MDFVGKRKLWYFLSILVIIPGIIAMATHRPPLNLGIDFTGGNLLQVKFEQPVETSQVREALKEFNLEQASIQTAGPNEFLLRTPVLTEEESTRMLDSLKEKFGNLDIKRNERVGAVIGAELTRKGLYALALATVLMVIYIGFRFEFLFGIAAVVALLHDVLVTVGLFALFRWEVNSAFVAAILTIIGYSINDTIVIFDRIRENLRLRKKESLEELVNKSIAQSLTRCINTVTTVVMALLALLILGGDTTKFFALTLLIGTVSGTYSSIFTASPLWIDLRNLTQGRRRTARAKVRRATSP; this comes from the coding sequence TTGGACTTCGTAGGTAAACGTAAGCTCTGGTATTTCCTTTCCATATTGGTGATTATTCCGGGGATTATTGCCATGGCCACCCACCGGCCGCCGTTAAACCTGGGCATCGACTTTACCGGCGGGAACCTACTGCAGGTTAAATTTGAGCAGCCGGTGGAAACGTCTCAGGTCCGGGAGGCTTTGAAGGAGTTTAACCTAGAGCAGGCCTCCATTCAGACGGCCGGACCCAACGAGTTCCTGCTCCGGACTCCGGTGCTGACGGAAGAAGAAAGCACCAGGATGCTGGATAGCCTGAAGGAAAAGTTCGGCAACCTCGATATTAAGCGGAATGAGAGGGTAGGAGCAGTAATCGGCGCCGAACTGACGCGAAAGGGGCTATATGCCCTGGCCCTGGCGACCGTGCTAATGGTTATTTATATCGGATTCCGTTTTGAATTTCTCTTCGGCATCGCCGCAGTGGTGGCCCTGCTCCACGATGTGCTGGTCACCGTTGGCCTTTTTGCCCTCTTCCGATGGGAGGTTAACAGTGCCTTCGTGGCGGCCATCCTGACCATCATCGGGTATTCCATTAACGATACCATTGTAATTTTTGACCGGATCCGGGAGAACCTCCGGCTGCGCAAGAAGGAGAGTTTGGAAGAGCTGGTCAACAAGAGCATTGCCCAGAGCCTCACCCGGTGTATTAACACGGTGACTACCGTTGTGATGGCTCTGCTGGCCCTGCTGATATTAGGAGGAGATACTACCAAATTCTTTGCTTTGACCCTTCTTATTGGTACCGTCAGCGGTACCTACTCATCCATCTTTACCGCCAGCCCCCTGTGGATCGATTTGCGTAACCTAACTCAGGGACGGAGGCGGACCGCCCGGGCCAAGGTTCGCCGGGCGACGTCCCCTTAA